The Flavobacterium praedii genome window below encodes:
- a CDS encoding head GIN domain-containing protein, whose protein sequence is MKKIIVVSFMFFIQFAFAQTTIELKDFDDVKVFDKLSVSLIASNENKAVITGISHNKVEVVNKNGLLKIRMPLTKMMTGDEAKVVLYYKKIQSIDANEGSTVSCTDTIKQTTFDLSTQEGASITVVLDVDKTTIKAYSGGIIIVTGKAVSQTVLINSGGILKASEFETSQTNVSIAAGGSAEIKASTLVDAKVKAGGTVMIYGKPKEIRQETLMGGTVIQK, encoded by the coding sequence ATGAAAAAGATAATTGTAGTAAGTTTTATGTTTTTTATTCAGTTCGCTTTTGCTCAAACAACCATTGAACTTAAGGATTTTGATGATGTAAAAGTATTTGATAAATTAAGTGTTTCTTTAATTGCTTCAAACGAAAATAAAGCTGTTATCACAGGAATAAGTCATAATAAAGTCGAAGTTGTTAATAAGAATGGACTTTTAAAAATACGGATGCCTTTAACAAAGATGATGACAGGAGATGAAGCAAAAGTAGTTTTGTATTACAAAAAAATTCAATCTATTGATGCAAATGAAGGAAGTACTGTATCTTGTACCGATACTATCAAACAGACTACTTTTGATTTAAGTACTCAAGAAGGTGCTAGTATTACAGTGGTTTTAGATGTGGATAAAACAACAATTAAAGCGTATTCAGGCGGAATAATAATTGTAACAGGTAAAGCAGTCTCTCAAACTGTTTTAATCAATTCTGGAGGAATTTTAAAAGCAAGTGAGTTTGAAACATCCCAAACTAACGTGAGTATTGCTGCAGGTGGTAGTGCTGAAATAAAAGCCAGTACGCTCGTTGATGCAAAAGTTAAAGCTGGAGGAACTGTTATGATTTATGGTAAACCAAAAGAAATTAGACAGGAAACTCTAATGGGTGGAACTGTTATTCAGAAATAA
- the gltX gene encoding glutamate--tRNA ligase: protein MSKPVRVRFAPSPTGPLHIGGVRTALFNYLFAKKNGGTFYLRIEDTDQNRFVPGAEEYILEALEWLGISPDETIGKNEKFGPYRQSERKHLYRQYADQLIESGNAYYAFDTAESLDNHRKKHEAEGKTFIYNHHNREKLDTSLVLSKEETVKRIANNEDYVIRFKTPVNEILHLQDSIRGEVKFDTNLLDDKVLFKSDGMPTYHLANIVDDHLMKTTHVIRGEEWLPSMPLHVMLYRAFGWEAPEFAHLPLILKPIGNGKLSKRDGDKMGFPVFPLEWTTTEGVSSGYREKGFFPEAVINFLALLGWNDGTDKELFSLEELSQAFDLKRVHKSGAKFDPEKNKWFNHQYLMKQEDLVLAEQFSKIIESKDLNRYFSLVDLAKIVSLIKERADFVSEFYEMSNFFFIAPTSYDEKASKNWKVETPALMQELISVLEEISDFTSINIETIVKDWMTKNEIGMGKVMQPFRLSLVGALKGPHLFDIVEVIGKQETISRLQNAITAF from the coding sequence ATGTCTAAACCAGTTCGTGTGCGTTTTGCACCTAGTCCAACAGGACCTTTACATATTGGCGGAGTACGTACCGCTTTATTTAATTATTTGTTTGCAAAAAAAAATGGAGGAACTTTTTATTTACGAATAGAAGATACCGATCAGAACAGATTTGTACCAGGAGCAGAAGAATACATACTAGAAGCCTTAGAATGGTTAGGAATTTCTCCTGATGAAACGATTGGAAAGAATGAAAAATTTGGTCCATACAGACAAAGCGAAAGAAAACATTTGTACAGACAATACGCAGATCAATTGATTGAATCAGGAAATGCCTATTATGCGTTTGATACAGCAGAATCATTAGATAACCATAGAAAAAAACATGAAGCCGAGGGTAAAACATTTATTTACAACCATCACAATCGTGAAAAACTAGATACTTCATTAGTACTTTCAAAAGAAGAGACTGTGAAAAGAATTGCAAATAATGAAGATTATGTAATTCGTTTTAAAACACCTGTAAATGAAATTTTGCACTTACAAGATAGTATCCGTGGTGAAGTAAAATTTGATACCAATCTTTTAGATGACAAAGTATTATTCAAAAGTGATGGAATGCCTACCTATCACTTGGCTAATATTGTAGATGATCATTTAATGAAAACTACACATGTAATACGTGGTGAAGAATGGTTGCCTTCAATGCCTTTGCATGTAATGTTGTATCGTGCTTTTGGTTGGGAAGCACCAGAATTCGCCCATTTACCTTTAATACTTAAACCTATAGGTAACGGAAAATTATCCAAACGTGATGGAGATAAAATGGGATTTCCTGTTTTTCCTCTAGAATGGACAACTACAGAAGGAGTTTCATCTGGTTATAGAGAAAAAGGATTTTTCCCAGAAGCTGTGATAAACTTTTTAGCCTTGTTGGGTTGGAATGACGGTACAGATAAAGAACTGTTTTCTTTAGAGGAATTATCACAAGCTTTTGATTTAAAAAGAGTGCATAAATCTGGAGCTAAATTTGATCCAGAAAAAAACAAATGGTTCAATCACCAGTATTTAATGAAACAAGAGGATCTGGTATTGGCAGAACAGTTTTCTAAAATTATTGAATCGAAAGATTTGAATCGATATTTCTCATTAGTTGACTTAGCTAAAATTGTATCTCTTATAAAAGAAAGAGCTGACTTCGTTTCTGAATTTTATGAAATGAGTAATTTCTTTTTTATAGCACCAACAAGTTATGATGAAAAAGCAAGTAAAAATTGGAAAGTCGAAACGCCAGCATTAATGCAAGAATTGATATCCGTACTTGAAGAAATAAGTGATTTTACATCAATAAATATTGAAACTATCGTCAAAGATTGGATGACCAAAAATGAAATTGGAATGGGAAAAGTAATGCAACCCTTCCGATTGAGTTTAGTAGGAGCACTCAAAGGGCCTCACCTATTTGACATTGTTGAAGTCATTGGTAAACAAGAAACGATTTCAAGACTCCAAAATGCCATAACCGCATTCTAA
- a CDS encoding LysE family translocator codes for MINDILTGIPWGVLLSFMIGPVFFILLETSIIKGFRAALVFDLGVVLGDVFFITIAYLGSYRLIQSLNDNSSLFIFGGFIMMAYGFISFIGTKKEKKVNTKTIDNEIIKKNYLGLFLKGFFLNIINIGVLGFWLAVIISVGPKLEMETSRVFTFFISVILTYLGIDCIKIVLAKQLKHKMTPTNIYKIKRGISIVLMIFGLVLIFQGWFPKEKQMVKNAFEKIEK; via the coding sequence ATGATAAACGATATTTTAACGGGTATTCCTTGGGGAGTTCTATTGAGTTTTATGATTGGCCCTGTATTTTTTATTTTACTGGAAACCAGTATTATTAAAGGATTTAGAGCTGCTTTGGTTTTTGATTTAGGGGTTGTTTTAGGAGATGTTTTTTTTATAACAATTGCTTATTTGGGTAGTTACAGATTGATTCAAAGTTTAAATGATAATTCTTCCTTATTTATTTTTGGAGGATTTATTATGATGGCATATGGTTTCATTTCTTTTATAGGAACCAAAAAAGAAAAGAAAGTAAATACTAAAACCATTGATAATGAGATTATAAAAAAGAATTATTTGGGACTTTTTCTAAAAGGTTTTTTTCTTAATATTATTAATATTGGTGTGCTAGGTTTTTGGTTGGCGGTTATTATTTCTGTAGGTCCAAAATTAGAAATGGAAACTTCAAGAGTTTTTACTTTTTTTATTTCTGTAATATTAACATATTTAGGAATTGATTGTATAAAAATAGTTTTGGCAAAACAATTAAAACACAAAATGACGCCTACTAATATCTATAAAATTAAAAGGGGAATAAGTATAGTTTTAATGATTTTCGGACTGGTTTTAATTTTTCAGGGCTGGTTTCCCAAAGAAAAGCAAATGGTAAAAAATGCTTTTGAGAAAATAGAGAAATAA
- a CDS encoding competence protein: MVFDEIKEKTENIQDQAHAYFETSASYYKLWGFKVAMKSTTMILKFTLILLCFSMVLLFGSVAAALAIGTYYNSYAFGFLLIGGFYLVATFLLFLVKDKIIEGPILEKFSEIFFND, encoded by the coding sequence ATGGTTTTTGATGAAATAAAAGAAAAAACAGAGAATATTCAAGATCAAGCTCATGCTTATTTTGAAACTTCAGCCTCATATTATAAGTTATGGGGTTTTAAGGTAGCTATGAAATCTACTACTATGATTTTAAAGTTTACTTTAATTTTGTTATGTTTTAGTATGGTTTTACTATTTGGTTCTGTTGCTGCAGCTTTGGCAATTGGTACTTATTACAATAGTTATGCTTTTGGTTTTCTTCTTATTGGTGGTTTTTATCTTGTTGCTACTTTTCTTTTATTTTTAGTTAAAGATAAAATAATTGAAGGTCCAATCTTAGAAAAATTTTCGGAAATCTTTTTTAATGATTAA
- a CDS encoding YtxH domain-containing protein: MSNNTGNTIVAILAGAAIGAGIGILFAPDKGSKTREKLKDGFDDAKHNLQDKLYDVSDKIIGKVLIAKDDIDGNYENIVSTLSHKTEDVISFLENKLAELKLKNAKFQK; encoded by the coding sequence ATGTCAAATAATACTGGAAATACAATAGTTGCAATTTTAGCAGGTGCAGCAATTGGTGCAGGAATAGGAATTTTGTTTGCACCAGATAAAGGTTCTAAAACTAGAGAAAAGTTAAAAGATGGTTTTGATGATGCCAAACACAATCTTCAAGACAAATTATATGATGTATCAGATAAAATAATTGGAAAAGTTTTAATTGCCAAAGATGATATCGATGGAAATTATGAAAATATTGTTTCCACTCTTAGTCATAAAACTGAAGATGTTATTTCTTTTTTAGAAAATAAACTTGCGGAACTTAAATTGAAAAATGCTAAATTTCAAAAATAA
- the folB gene encoding dihydroneopterin aldolase, translating into MGTIKLKNIRTYSYHGCLIEEGKIGSDYSVDLEIRTNLKLSSESDNLNDTVDYVHLNTIVIEEMAIRSNLLEHVAKRIIDRALAELEMISKIKVGVSKINPPIGGDVEAVTIEMEEERFYNL; encoded by the coding sequence ATGGGAACAATAAAATTAAAAAACATACGTACATATTCATATCACGGATGTTTAATAGAAGAAGGTAAAATAGGATCAGATTACAGTGTAGATTTAGAAATAAGAACTAATTTAAAACTATCATCTGAATCGGATAATTTGAATGATACGGTAGATTATGTTCATTTAAATACAATTGTAATAGAAGAAATGGCTATTCGATCTAATTTATTAGAACATGTAGCCAAAAGAATTATCGATAGAGCATTAGCAGAACTTGAAATGATTTCAAAAATAAAAGTAGGTGTTTCTAAAATAAATCCTCCTATTGGTGGTGATGTAGAAGCGGTTACCATAGAAATGGAAGAAGAGCGTTTTTATAATTTATAA
- a CDS encoding DUF4175 family protein, whose translation MIQQKLEAFIKKYYTNELIRGIIFFIGLGLIYFLFTLFIEYFLWLKPQGRTLLFWIFIIVEGFLLVRFIFFPIFKIFKFQEGIDYTQASLIIGNHFSEVNDTLINYLQLSKSNFSVENSELLLASIDQKANALRPIPFGNAINFRANKKFLPLAIFPILLLIYFFVSGNSLIISQSLNRVVHFNAAFSPPAPFVFRILNSTLVTEQDKDFILHIKTQGKIVPESAMIFIGEESYFLETIKPGEFQFKITKPVNTISFYIKANDVVSSDYELKVIAVPTISNFQMNLVYPAYLNLKSTIIKGTGNAIIPEGTQVTWIISTNATQNMMWSNDFKTFPFSKSSNSFQLTKNIVQNTEYQIITSNNAIKNFEKLNYQINVIKDQFPTINITKASDSLAISNAYFIGQLSDDYGLSKLQIVYYESGKPVNVKRGTIAIKQATFDQFVFEFPSNLDLVKGTNYDFYFEVFDNDAIHHFKSSRSSVFSNRILSDEEKQNSLLNEQNSTINSLQKTLSKQDKQFSDLEKLQQMNKEKNDLNFKDRQKINDFVNQQQLQNNLMKEFANKMKNNLDKSNVNQFDDKKELLQKRLDNTTKEFDKNKKLLDELNELNKKIKDEDFVQKLEKYKENSKSQNRNLAQLVELTKRYYVEKKAEQLADKLHKLSQKEDKLSESDKENTLEEQKKLSEEFDAIQEELKNLNKDNDDLKSPMDIPSDLDMEKSIKEDLNKASSDLQNNNKTKAKPSQKSAAKKMQEMSKSIEKSMEDSAKDQIEEDVKMLRQILDNLLAYSFSQEDVMNQFKATKIGSPSFNKYIKTQQNLKTQFKHIDDSLFTLSLRQPKIAESVTKEVANVQYNIDKSIESLTESQFSKGFSQQQYAISSANKLADLLSNSLNSMQMQMSGSSSGKPKPGQGSGMQLPDIIKKQGELSDKIKQGMKPSSKPGEGNKPGDSNTKGSQSGKSQGQNGDINSDGEGDAKATMDIYKQQQQLREALQDELNKKGLDNNGQNTLEQMKQLEKLLLNKGFSNESIQKMNNIKQELLKLETAIRLQGEDPKRQSETNFKNFSNQSNPLPKVLSDYLNSIEILNRQSLPLRSNFNQKVQVYFKHK comes from the coding sequence TTGATACAACAAAAACTTGAAGCTTTTATAAAGAAGTATTATACTAATGAATTAATCCGGGGAATCATTTTTTTTATTGGTTTAGGATTAATTTATTTTCTTTTTACTCTTTTTATTGAGTATTTCCTTTGGTTAAAGCCACAAGGAAGAACTTTGTTATTTTGGATTTTTATCATTGTTGAAGGTTTTTTATTAGTTCGTTTTATTTTTTTTCCAATTTTTAAAATTTTTAAATTTCAAGAAGGAATCGATTATACACAGGCTTCATTGATTATTGGAAATCATTTTTCTGAAGTAAACGATACTTTAATAAACTATTTACAACTGTCAAAATCGAATTTTTCAGTTGAAAATTCCGAATTATTATTAGCTTCTATTGATCAAAAAGCAAATGCTTTGCGACCAATACCTTTTGGAAATGCTATTAATTTTCGTGCTAATAAAAAGTTTTTACCGCTAGCTATTTTTCCAATTCTTCTTTTAATCTATTTTTTTGTTTCTGGAAATAGTTTAATTATATCCCAAAGTTTAAATAGGGTAGTGCATTTTAATGCTGCTTTTTCACCTCCAGCACCGTTTGTTTTTAGAATATTAAATTCAACTTTAGTTACTGAACAAGACAAAGATTTTATTTTACATATTAAAACTCAAGGTAAAATTGTACCTGAAAGTGCTATGATATTTATTGGTGAAGAAAGCTATTTTTTAGAAACTATTAAACCTGGTGAGTTTCAATTCAAAATCACAAAGCCTGTAAATACTATTTCATTTTATATTAAAGCCAATGATGTAGTATCTTCTGATTATGAATTAAAAGTTATAGCTGTTCCGACAATTTCTAATTTCCAAATGAATTTAGTTTATCCTGCTTATCTAAATTTAAAAAGCACTATTATTAAAGGTACTGGAAACGCCATTATTCCTGAAGGAACTCAAGTTACTTGGATAATAAGTACTAATGCTACACAGAATATGATGTGGTCTAATGATTTTAAAACCTTTCCATTCTCAAAGAGTTCTAATTCTTTTCAATTGACTAAAAACATAGTTCAAAATACAGAATATCAAATAATTACATCAAATAATGCTATAAAAAACTTTGAAAAATTAAATTATCAAATAAATGTTATCAAAGATCAGTTTCCAACCATTAATATTACCAAAGCATCAGACAGCTTGGCTATTAGTAATGCTTATTTTATTGGTCAACTATCAGATGATTATGGTTTGTCAAAATTGCAAATTGTATATTACGAATCTGGAAAACCTGTAAATGTCAAACGTGGAACAATTGCTATCAAACAGGCTACTTTTGATCAATTTGTTTTTGAATTTCCTAGTAATCTTGATTTAGTAAAAGGCACTAATTATGATTTTTATTTTGAGGTTTTTGATAATGATGCCATTCATCATTTTAAAAGTTCTCGTTCCAGTGTGTTTTCAAATCGAATTTTATCTGATGAAGAGAAACAAAATTCTTTGCTAAATGAACAAAATAGTACTATCAACAGTTTGCAAAAAACACTTTCTAAACAAGATAAGCAATTTTCGGACTTAGAGAAATTGCAACAAATGAATAAAGAAAAGAATGATTTGAATTTTAAAGATCGCCAAAAAATTAATGATTTTGTAAATCAACAGCAATTACAAAATAATTTAATGAAAGAGTTTGCTAATAAAATGAAGAACAATTTGGATAAATCGAATGTTAATCAATTTGATGATAAAAAAGAATTACTTCAAAAACGGTTAGATAATACAACTAAAGAATTTGATAAAAATAAAAAGTTATTGGACGAGCTTAATGAATTAAACAAAAAAATAAAGGATGAAGACTTTGTACAAAAATTAGAAAAATATAAAGAAAACAGTAAAAGTCAAAATCGAAATCTAGCTCAATTAGTAGAGTTGACCAAACGTTATTATGTAGAAAAAAAGGCTGAACAATTAGCTGATAAATTACATAAATTATCTCAAAAAGAAGATAAATTATCTGAGAGTGATAAAGAAAATACGCTTGAGGAACAAAAGAAATTATCTGAAGAATTTGATGCTATTCAAGAAGAGTTGAAAAATTTAAACAAAGATAATGATGATTTAAAATCTCCTATGGATATTCCTTCTGATTTAGATATGGAGAAAAGTATAAAAGAAGATCTTAACAAAGCAAGTTCAGATTTGCAAAACAACAATAAAACTAAGGCTAAACCAAGTCAAAAAAGTGCTGCCAAAAAAATGCAAGAGATGTCTAAATCAATTGAGAAGTCTATGGAAGATTCAGCTAAAGATCAAATTGAAGAAGATGTAAAAATGCTTCGTCAAATATTAGATAATTTATTGGCTTATTCTTTTTCTCAAGAGGACGTAATGAATCAATTTAAAGCAACTAAAATAGGTTCACCTTCTTTTAATAAATATATAAAAACACAACAGAATTTAAAAACACAATTCAAACACATAGACGATAGTCTTTTTACATTGTCTTTACGTCAACCAAAAATTGCTGAATCCGTAACTAAGGAAGTCGCCAATGTACAATACAATATTGATAAATCAATTGAAAGTCTAACAGAATCCCAATTTTCTAAAGGTTTTTCACAACAACAATATGCAATTTCATCTGCTAATAAATTGGCTGATTTATTGAGTAATTCTTTAAATAGTATGCAAATGCAAATGTCAGGAAGTAGTAGCGGTAAGCCAAAACCAGGTCAAGGTTCAGGAATGCAATTACCTGATATTATAAAAAAACAAGGAGAATTGTCAGATAAAATTAAACAAGGAATGAAACCAAGTAGCAAACCTGGTGAAGGAAACAAACCCGGAGACAGTAATACTAAAGGCTCTCAATCTGGTAAAAGTCAAGGACAAAATGGTGATATAAATAGTGATGGTGAAGGTGACGCTAAAGCCACGATGGATATCTATAAACAGCAGCAGCAATTACGTGAAGCTTTACAAGATGAATTAAATAAAAAAGGCTTAGATAATAATGGTCAAAATA
- a CDS encoding SPFH domain-containing protein, protein MNIALIFLIIFGFIIFLSSFFTVKQQTSIIVERFGKFHSIRQSGLQLKIPLIDRIAGRVNLKIQQLDVIIETKTKDNVFVKLKVSVQFMVVKETVYDAFYKLEYPHDQITSYVFDVVRAEVPKLILDDVFERKDDIAIAVKRELNEAMTTYGYTIINTLVTDIDPDIQVKNAMNRINAADREKTVAEYEAEASRIRIVAKAKAEAESKRLQGQGIADQRREIAKGLVESVDVLNKVGINSQEASALIVVTQHYDTLQAIGADANSNLILLPNSPQAGSEMLNNMVASFSASNQVGEMMKKNKPKVKIKKEDKYTNPDLTIQPETDTNEI, encoded by the coding sequence ATGAACATTGCTCTAATTTTTTTAATCATTTTTGGATTTATTATTTTCCTCTCTTCCTTTTTTACAGTAAAACAACAAACCAGTATTATCGTGGAACGTTTTGGTAAATTTCATAGTATAAGACAATCTGGTTTACAATTGAAAATACCATTAATAGATCGAATAGCCGGAAGAGTAAATTTAAAAATTCAACAATTGGATGTTATTATTGAAACAAAAACTAAAGATAACGTATTTGTAAAACTAAAAGTTTCAGTACAATTTATGGTAGTTAAAGAAACCGTATATGATGCATTTTATAAATTAGAATATCCACATGATCAAATTACCTCTTACGTGTTTGATGTTGTACGTGCCGAAGTTCCTAAGTTAATTTTGGATGATGTGTTTGAAAGAAAAGATGATATTGCTATAGCTGTTAAAAGGGAATTGAATGAAGCAATGACAACGTATGGATATACAATAATAAATACGTTAGTAACAGATATTGATCCAGATATTCAAGTAAAAAATGCCATGAACAGAATAAATGCTGCTGATAGAGAGAAAACGGTTGCTGAATATGAAGCAGAAGCATCAAGAATAAGAATTGTTGCAAAAGCAAAAGCAGAAGCAGAAAGTAAGCGTTTGCAAGGTCAAGGTATTGCAGATCAAAGAAGAGAAATTGCAAAAGGACTTGTGGAAAGTGTAGATGTTTTAAATAAAGTAGGGATAAATTCACAAGAAGCTTCAGCATTAATAGTGGTAACACAACATTATGATACTTTACAGGCTATTGGAGCAGATGCAAATTCAAACTTAATTCTGTTACCTAATTCACCGCAAGCTGGAAGTGAAATGTTAAATAATATGGTGGCCTCCTTTTCTGCATCTAACCAAGTAGGTGAAATGATGAAAAAAAACAAACCTAAGGTAAAAATAAAAAAAGAAGATAAGTATACAAATCCAGATTTAACAATTCAACCAGAAACAGATACAAATGAAATATAA
- a CDS encoding DUF6327 family protein has translation METKKYSSYAEIDRELEILKLEKEISYQKLVLSVQQTRDAITPQNIVSGFLAPYKEAIPNKLLVIIKTIVPFIISYFLNRKRGD, from the coding sequence ATGGAAACTAAAAAGTATTCATCCTACGCAGAAATTGATCGTGAATTAGAAATTTTAAAATTAGAAAAAGAAATTAGTTATCAAAAATTAGTTTTAAGTGTACAACAAACTAGAGATGCTATTACTCCTCAAAATATCGTTAGTGGTTTTCTAGCTCCCTACAAAGAAGCAATTCCTAATAAACTACTTGTAATTATTAAAACTATTGTTCCATTTATTATCAGTTATTTTCTAAATAGAAAAAGAGGCGATTAA
- a CDS encoding glutamine--tRNA ligase/YqeY domain fusion protein, protein MASEEKSLHFIEQIIEDSLTNGFPQDKLRFRFPPEPNGYLHIGHAKSICLNFGLGLKYNAPVNLRFDDTNPAKEEQEYVDAIKEDLKWLGFNWTEELYSSDYFQQLYDWAVTMIKNGKAYVDSQSSEDMAIQKGTPTQPGVDGPFRNRSIEENLTLFEGMKNGDYPEGSHVLRAKIDMASTNMLMRDPLMYRILHRHHHRTGNEWNIYPMYDYAHGESDYIEQISHSICTLEFVMHRELYDWFLDQIYDQNKVRPHQYEFARLNLNYTVMSKRKLLQLVQENIVNGWDDPRMPTISGLRRRGYTAASIRKFCEVIGVAKRENIIDVSLLDFCLREDLNKTAPRVMAVLDPVKVIITNYPVGVEEWLEAENNQEDESAGFRKVPFSRELYIERDDFLEVAPAKFFRLSIGNEVRLKNGYIIKGEHVIKDSKGLITEIHVTYDEDSRSGSGSEASQRKVAGTLHWVAVSTAVEVEVRLYDRLFIDEAPDSHKEKSFLEFMNPSSLQIVKGFVEPSLLHANIGTHFQFQRLGYFVVDKDTIDSNLVFNKTVGLKDTWEEKDKKEANLLMNTQKDINKYVKEKEEKNASILLNNIVDNIKSIDNFSLLCQTVTKNVKNDNNSLLFANLLLHFSDKVTPKDIDQDILHKLYSMSLKSQLANVRIFVLLNIKKDAVNDSFFESQITDLRNTEKNEKVLEVLNSI, encoded by the coding sequence ATGGCATCAGAAGAGAAATCACTTCATTTTATTGAACAAATTATAGAAGACAGTTTAACTAACGGCTTTCCTCAAGACAAATTACGCTTTCGTTTTCCACCAGAACCTAATGGATATTTACACATAGGCCATGCAAAATCGATATGTCTTAATTTTGGATTAGGTTTAAAATATAATGCGCCTGTTAATTTACGTTTTGATGATACAAATCCAGCTAAAGAAGAGCAAGAATATGTTGATGCCATTAAAGAAGATTTAAAATGGTTGGGTTTCAATTGGACTGAAGAATTGTATTCTTCAGATTATTTTCAACAATTATATGATTGGGCTGTTACTATGATAAAAAATGGTAAAGCTTATGTTGACAGTCAGTCTTCTGAAGATATGGCAATTCAGAAAGGTACTCCAACTCAACCAGGTGTTGATGGTCCTTTTAGAAATCGTTCAATCGAAGAAAATTTAACGCTGTTTGAAGGAATGAAAAATGGCGATTATCCAGAAGGTAGTCATGTTTTAAGAGCTAAAATTGATATGGCTTCTACTAATATGTTAATGCGTGATCCATTGATGTACAGAATATTGCATCGTCATCATCATCGTACAGGAAATGAATGGAATATTTATCCTATGTACGATTATGCTCATGGTGAAAGTGATTACATTGAACAAATTTCGCATTCTATTTGTACTTTAGAATTTGTAATGCACCGTGAATTATACGATTGGTTTTTGGATCAAATTTATGATCAAAATAAAGTTCGTCCGCACCAATATGAGTTCGCTCGATTAAATTTGAATTATACTGTAATGAGTAAGCGAAAGCTCTTGCAATTGGTTCAGGAAAATATAGTTAATGGTTGGGATGATCCTCGAATGCCTACTATTTCAGGTTTAAGAAGACGTGGTTATACTGCTGCCTCTATTCGTAAGTTTTGTGAGGTAATTGGTGTTGCTAAACGTGAAAATATAATAGATGTTTCTCTTTTGGATTTCTGTTTACGTGAAGATTTAAATAAAACAGCGCCAAGAGTTATGGCAGTTTTAGATCCTGTAAAAGTCATAATTACCAATTATCCAGTTGGAGTAGAGGAGTGGCTTGAAGCTGAAAATAATCAAGAAGATGAATCTGCTGGTTTTAGAAAAGTCCCTTTTTCTCGTGAATTATACATAGAACGAGATGATTTTCTTGAAGTAGCTCCTGCTAAATTTTTCCGTTTGAGTATAGGTAATGAAGTTCGTCTTAAAAATGGTTATATTATTAAAGGTGAACATGTTATAAAAGATTCTAAAGGTCTAATAACGGAGATTCATGTAACTTATGATGAGGATTCCAGAAGTGGGAGTGGGAGTGAAGCGAGTCAAAGAAAAGTTGCCGGAACTTTGCATTGGGTAGCTGTAAGTACAGCTGTTGAAGTAGAAGTTCGTTTGTATGATCGTTTGTTTATCGATGAGGCTCCTGACAGTCATAAGGAAAAGAGTTTTCTTGAATTTATGAATCCTTCTTCATTACAAATCGTTAAAGGTTTTGTGGAACCAAGTTTATTACATGCAAATATTGGTACTCATTTTCAATTTCAACGTTTGGGTTATTTTGTTGTTGATAAAGATACAATTGATTCAAATTTAGTATTTAATAAAACGGTTGGTCTTAAAGATACCTGGGAAGAGAAGGATAAAAAAGAAGCCAATTTATTAATGAATACCCAAAAAGATATCAATAAATATGTAAAAGAAAAAGAAGAAAAAAATGCTTCTATACTTTTAAACAATATTGTTGATAACATTAAATCTATAGATAATTTTAGTTTGCTTTGTCAAACAGTTACAAAGAATGTAAAGAATGATAATAATTCTTTATTATTTGCTAATCTACTTTTACATTTTTCTGATAAAGTGACTCCCAAAGATATTGATCAAGATATACTTCATAAATTATATTCTATGTCTTTGAAAAGTCAATTAGCTAATGTTCGTATTTTCGTTTTATTGAATATTAAAAAAGATGCTGTTAATGATTCCTTTTTTGAATCACAAATCACAGATTTAAGAAATACAGAAAAGAATGAGAAAGTCTTGGAAGTATTAAATTCTATATAA